A window from uncultured Desulfobacter sp. encodes these proteins:
- a CDS encoding electron transfer flavoprotein subunit alpha/FixB family protein: protein MMKCNDLFIVTELPDGVPDRTGQGLLAYGARLGNILDVDFRALVFSPVAPQAQQVFSDFGVPNVTLLKGADQYLDTPQVLGSSIVRFAAEKKAGIIAFAHNDLGCTLAPLIAALLDAAIVTEVNAVSRDDEGVHLSRSVIGRQIDETLIWKPKGFLIITVPIKSLSPVSLSKDSSTPSLIDEYALPADLIGQTEPPKNGYVVVERIPSDPQTVDLTDAEVILCAGKGCEKSDFEQLDELCRLLGTSLGVTRPVYDLGWADFNRMIGQTGRRVKPRLYISFGVSGSMHHVGGIQDADHIVAIDNDAKAPIFPNADQGYVVDVKELLPQLLQKVRAAKGENL, encoded by the coding sequence ATGATGAAATGCAATGATCTGTTTATTGTGACAGAGTTACCCGACGGGGTTCCAGACAGGACAGGGCAGGGGCTTTTGGCCTATGGCGCTCGCCTTGGGAACATTCTTGATGTCGATTTTCGTGCCCTTGTTTTTTCTCCGGTCGCACCCCAGGCCCAACAAGTATTCAGCGACTTTGGCGTGCCGAATGTGACCTTACTTAAGGGTGCTGATCAGTATCTTGATACCCCCCAGGTACTGGGCTCATCAATTGTCCGGTTTGCCGCTGAAAAAAAGGCGGGCATCATTGCCTTTGCCCACAACGATCTGGGCTGCACCCTGGCCCCTCTGATTGCAGCTCTGCTGGATGCGGCAATCGTTACCGAGGTCAATGCGGTTTCCCGGGATGATGAGGGCGTGCACCTGAGCCGCAGTGTGATAGGGCGGCAAATTGATGAAACATTGATCTGGAAGCCCAAGGGGTTTCTAATCATCACCGTGCCGATTAAATCCCTTAGCCCGGTCAGCCTGTCCAAGGACAGTTCAACGCCGTCACTAATCGATGAATATGCCCTGCCGGCTGACCTGATCGGGCAGACTGAGCCCCCAAAAAATGGTTATGTTGTTGTGGAAAGAATTCCGTCGGATCCCCAGACCGTTGATTTAACCGATGCCGAGGTGATTCTTTGTGCCGGAAAAGGGTGTGAGAAATCAGATTTTGAACAGCTTGATGAACTGTGTCGCCTGCTCGGCACCTCCCTTGGGGTGACCCGACCCGTGTATGATCTGGGCTGGGCCGATTTTAACAGAATGATCGGCCAGACCGGCAGGCGGGTTAAGCCAAGACTTTATATCAGTTTCGGGGTCTCGGGCTCCATGCACCATGTGGGGGGCATCCAGGACGCTGATCACATCGTTGCCATTGATAATGATGCCAAAGCGCCCATCTTTCCCAATGCGGACCAGGGGTATGTTGTGGATGTAAAAGAACTTTTACCGCAATTGCTTCAAAAAGTGCGCGCCGCCAAGGGGGAAAATTTATGA
- a CDS encoding FAD-dependent oxidoreductase, producing MTQYFQAIVVGAGPAGSSAALAMARAGLDVALLERGNFPGEKNMFGGLLHRMSSLEAYIPDFWSKAPVERHVNQKNLTFMTADSMVNVQLESGNFDRAPYNGYTVLRPKFDKWLAAQAVKAGATLITRAMVDEVIMEQGQVKGVTVLGRTGRICAPLVIAADGVLSFVAAKAGLRRGTLKPDQMAVGVKALYDLPKQVIDDRFGLTRDQGCANEFVGCTGGVRGGGCLYTNYDSVSLGLVVHIGSLKKGKKTPCDLLNDFADHPHLSKKLKGGRLMEYSAHVIPEGGYDMVPQLAGNGILVAGDAAAFCNVTGMHLEGVNFASHSGILAAKAAIAAHKAQDFSEQTLQGYIKLLDNSFVLQDLKKFKRAPKMLHNDRIFNEYPDLACRLMESIYRIDGEPKKGFGELALDAVKKTMGVKNIARDMLTAWRAL from the coding sequence ATGACACAATATTTTCAAGCCATTGTTGTTGGGGCCGGCCCTGCAGGTTCTTCGGCGGCTTTGGCCATGGCCCGGGCTGGCCTTGATGTCGCGCTGCTGGAACGGGGCAATTTCCCCGGTGAAAAAAATATGTTCGGTGGTCTGCTCCACCGGATGTCCTCCCTTGAAGCATATATCCCCGACTTCTGGTCCAAGGCCCCAGTTGAACGCCATGTGAACCAAAAAAATCTGACATTCATGACAGCGGATTCTATGGTAAATGTGCAGCTGGAGTCCGGCAATTTTGACCGGGCACCGTACAACGGGTATACCGTTTTGCGCCCTAAATTTGACAAGTGGCTTGCTGCCCAGGCTGTAAAAGCCGGGGCAACCCTAATTACCCGGGCCATGGTGGATGAGGTCATCATGGAACAGGGACAGGTAAAAGGCGTCACTGTGCTCGGTCGGACGGGCAGGATTTGTGCCCCCCTGGTCATTGCCGCAGACGGGGTGCTCTCGTTTGTCGCTGCAAAAGCAGGACTCAGGCGGGGTACCCTCAAGCCGGATCAGATGGCTGTGGGCGTCAAGGCGTTGTACGATCTGCCCAAGCAGGTTATTGATGACCGATTCGGGCTCACCCGGGATCAAGGCTGCGCCAATGAATTTGTGGGCTGCACCGGTGGTGTCCGGGGCGGCGGGTGTCTTTACACCAACTATGACTCTGTGTCGCTGGGCCTTGTGGTGCATATCGGCAGCCTTAAAAAAGGTAAGAAAACTCCTTGCGATCTTTTAAATGATTTTGCCGACCATCCGCATCTGAGCAAAAAACTCAAAGGCGGACGCCTCATGGAGTATTCTGCCCATGTCATCCCGGAAGGGGGATATGACATGGTGCCCCAGCTGGCGGGCAACGGTATTCTTGTGGCCGGCGATGCCGCCGCCTTTTGTAATGTGACCGGCATGCATTTGGAAGGGGTCAATTTTGCCTCCCATTCCGGCATTCTGGCGGCCAAGGCGGCCATTGCCGCACACAAGGCCCAGGATTTCAGCGAGCAGACGTTGCAGGGTTACATTAAGCTGCTTGACAACAGTTTTGTGTTACAGGATTTAAAAAAATTCAAACGTGCGCCCAAAATGCTTCACAATGACAGAATTTTTAATGAATACCCGGACCTTGCCTGCCGCCTGATGGAAAGCATCTATCGCATTGACGGCGAGCCCAAAAAAGGGTTCGGTGAACTTGCCCTGGATGCCGTTAAAAAAACAATGGGTGTAAAAAACATTGCCCGGGATATGTTAACCGCCTGGAGAGCCCTATGA
- a CDS encoding 4Fe-4S dicluster domain-containing protein, with the protein MNIEEILDYTSFTIDREPHIIVDQTVCATCTHHACTTACPAGCYSWSQSDERLSFVYDACLECGTCYIVCENKAFIRWRYPRGGFGVSYRMT; encoded by the coding sequence ATGAACATAGAAGAAATTTTAGACTATACCAGCTTCACCATTGATCGCGAGCCCCATATCATAGTGGATCAAACGGTGTGTGCCACATGCACCCATCATGCCTGCACCACGGCATGCCCTGCCGGATGCTACAGCTGGTCCCAAAGCGATGAACGGCTCAGTTTTGTCTATGATGCCTGTCTGGAATGCGGTACATGTTACATTGTCTGTGAAAACAAGGCCTTTATTCGCTGGCGCTATCCCCGGGGTGGTTTTGGGGTATCCTACAGAATGACGTAA
- the mftF gene encoding mycofactocin biosynthesis glycosyltransferase MftF (Members of this protein family, MftF, are glycosyltransferases, members of PF00535 (glycosyl transferase family 2). The encoding gene is found as part of the mycofactocin cassette, in Mycobacterium tuberculosis, many other Actinobacteria, and occasional members of other lineages. Mycofactocin itself, a putative redox carrier, is a heavily modified derivative of the C-terminal Val-Tyr dipeptide of the mycofactocin precursor MftA (TIGR03969).), whose product MMNYRFAPRVALIEQTDGGILLKQIPLGVLRINSACAALLKRLRDDETVSGFEQNKAFFDQLVARGFLEQIQTDLQDLDASPFVSVIIPVRDREQELGRCLRSLSRLDYPAECLEVIVVDDGSRDHSAGCAKRWGARVIDSGADGAGPAGARNRGADAANGEILAFIDSDCTASKTWLRQLVTLFEDSTLSAVGGKVAGMATRSALDRYEDVMSSLSLGDHSRQAGKGSDTFYLPSCNLLVKKDKFLAMKGFAPTMQVGEDVDLCWRMRDQGWRIAYMPAGTVYHQHRNQIFSFMSRRFFYGTSEEKLKRLHPKRKKQMVVSPMLAGFLLSFLTIPWTGAAGLLLGVLVVVTDSIVLKQKTKKMQVNIGFVLLLRARLRTMVSLLYYLSFHLVRYYLIAMIAFAIWQPPFMLLLLLMLGCAVVVDFRVKKVQLPFLSFLFFYVLEHISYGLGVFWGCLTGRNFSSYVVVPSTHNKD is encoded by the coding sequence ATGATGAACTATCGTTTTGCACCCCGGGTGGCGTTGATCGAACAAACCGACGGAGGCATCCTTCTGAAGCAGATTCCCCTGGGGGTTCTGCGGATCAATTCTGCGTGTGCAGCGCTGCTAAAAAGGCTCAGGGACGATGAAACTGTGTCCGGCTTTGAGCAGAACAAAGCCTTTTTTGACCAACTGGTTGCAAGGGGGTTTTTAGAGCAGATCCAAACGGATCTCCAGGATCTGGACGCCTCTCCTTTTGTGAGTGTTATAATTCCTGTGCGGGACAGGGAACAGGAACTTGGTCGCTGTCTGCGATCGCTGTCCCGATTGGACTATCCGGCTGAATGTTTGGAAGTTATCGTTGTGGACGACGGCAGCCGTGATCACAGCGCCGGTTGTGCAAAAAGATGGGGCGCCAGGGTGATCGACTCCGGTGCAGACGGTGCCGGGCCGGCTGGGGCCCGAAACCGGGGCGCTGATGCGGCCAACGGTGAGATTTTGGCGTTCATTGATTCAGACTGCACCGCTTCCAAAACATGGCTGAGACAACTTGTCACGCTTTTTGAGGACTCAACCCTTTCGGCCGTGGGAGGCAAAGTCGCCGGGATGGCTACCCGGTCCGCCCTTGACCGCTACGAGGATGTCATGTCCAGTCTTAGCCTGGGCGACCACTCGCGCCAGGCGGGAAAAGGGTCGGATACCTTTTATTTGCCAAGCTGCAATCTGCTGGTTAAAAAAGATAAATTTCTTGCCATGAAGGGATTTGCGCCGACAATGCAGGTGGGAGAAGATGTGGACCTGTGCTGGAGGATGCGGGATCAGGGGTGGCGCATTGCCTATATGCCCGCAGGCACAGTGTACCATCAACATCGAAATCAAATTTTTTCTTTTATGTCCCGGCGTTTTTTTTACGGTACATCAGAAGAAAAACTGAAGCGGCTGCATCCTAAACGAAAAAAGCAGATGGTGGTATCGCCCATGCTGGCAGGTTTCCTGCTCTCCTTTTTAACTATACCCTGGACCGGTGCTGCAGGTTTGCTGTTGGGCGTTCTTGTGGTCGTTACAGACAGTATTGTGCTCAAGCAGAAAACAAAAAAAATGCAAGTGAACATCGGATTTGTTTTGTTGCTGCGGGCGCGGTTGCGAACCATGGTCAGTCTGTTGTACTATCTTAGCTTTCACCTGGTCAGGTACTATTTAATTGCTATGATTGCCTTTGCAATCTGGCAGCCGCCTTTTATGTTGCTGTTATTGCTCATGCTCGGCTGCGCAGTGGTGGTAGATTTCAGGGTTAAAAAAGTCCAGTTGCCCTTTTTGTCTTTTTTGTTTTTCTACGTTTTGGAGCACATCTCCTATGGACTAGGCGTCTTCTGGGGATGTTTAACGGGCAGGAATTTTAGCAGCTATGTTGTGGTGCCGAGCACCCATAATAAAGATTAG
- a CDS encoding aldehyde dehydrogenase family protein translates to MMAEYALIINGEKVVPKETFDVINPATGEVFAACPKASVELLDQAVTAARKALPGWSALADEKRVEYLQQIAGVIEKNMAELSQLITLEQGKTQSGPGANFEVGGCMAWTQVTAGLKLENELIDDNPEDTIELTRKPVGVVGSITPWNWPLMIAVWHIMPALRVGCTVVVKPASYTPLSTLRLVELINDILPAGVLNVVAGSSDIGNAMSAHKGIDKIVFTGSVEVGQTIMQRAATNLKTLTLELGGNDAGIILPGTDIEPLLESLFWGCFINAGQTCACLKRLFVHEGQYEEICQKFTDYVSKIPVGDGMDEANLIGPLANAAQFDLIRKYVDDARQQGARVLCGGEPMPGNGYFYPLTLVADVTDDMDLVKEEQFGTALPILKYSTIDEAVERANAVDVGLGGSAWSNDVAQAKAVAQRLESGTAWVNAHGKLHPMAPFGGVKLSGVGTEFGLEGLKAYTTIQVVSVAKPPAK, encoded by the coding sequence ATGATGGCAGAATATGCGTTGATAATTAATGGTGAGAAAGTGGTTCCCAAGGAAACCTTTGACGTGATTAACCCGGCAACGGGCGAGGTGTTTGCCGCCTGCCCCAAGGCCAGTGTCGAGCTGCTGGACCAGGCGGTTACGGCAGCCAGAAAAGCCTTGCCCGGCTGGTCCGCCCTGGCCGATGAAAAACGGGTGGAATACCTGCAGCAGATTGCAGGGGTTATTGAAAAAAATATGGCTGAGCTTTCACAGCTGATCACCCTTGAACAAGGCAAGACTCAATCCGGTCCCGGGGCCAATTTTGAGGTGGGCGGCTGCATGGCCTGGACCCAGGTAACCGCAGGGCTTAAACTTGAAAATGAGCTGATTGACGACAATCCGGAAGACACCATTGAACTGACCCGCAAGCCCGTGGGCGTTGTGGGTTCCATCACCCCCTGGAACTGGCCGCTGATGATTGCCGTCTGGCATATCATGCCGGCGCTGCGTGTGGGCTGCACGGTTGTTGTTAAACCCGCATCCTATACCCCGCTGTCAACATTGCGCCTGGTTGAATTGATCAATGATATCCTGCCCGCCGGCGTTCTCAATGTTGTGGCCGGCAGTTCCGACATCGGCAATGCCATGTCCGCCCATAAAGGCATTGATAAAATCGTTTTTACCGGGTCTGTGGAGGTCGGCCAGACCATTATGCAGCGGGCCGCAACAAACTTGAAAACCCTGACCCTGGAACTTGGCGGCAATGACGCCGGTATCATTTTGCCCGGCACCGACATTGAGCCGTTGCTTGAGTCACTCTTTTGGGGCTGCTTTATCAATGCGGGACAGACCTGTGCCTGTCTCAAGCGGCTGTTTGTCCACGAGGGCCAATATGAAGAAATCTGCCAAAAGTTCACCGACTATGTGAGCAAAATTCCCGTGGGTGACGGCATGGATGAGGCCAATCTGATCGGACCTTTGGCCAATGCCGCCCAGTTTGATCTAATACGCAAATATGTGGATGATGCCAGGCAACAAGGGGCACGCGTATTGTGCGGCGGAGAGCCCATGCCCGGAAATGGGTATTTTTATCCCCTGACCCTGGTGGCCGATGTTACCGATGATATGGATCTGGTGAAAGAGGAGCAGTTCGGTACGGCCCTGCCCATCCTAAAATATTCTACCATTGATGAAGCCGTTGAGCGGGCCAATGCCGTGGATGTGGGCTTGGGCGGCTCTGCCTGGAGCAATGACGTAGCGCAGGCAAAAGCCGTTGCCCAGCGCCTGGAGTCAGGCACCGCCTGGGTCAATGCCCATGGCAAACTGCACCCCATGGCACCCTTCGGCGGTGTCAAGCTTTCCGGTGTCGGTACTGAGTTTGGCCTGGAAGGATTAAAAGCCTACACGACCATTCAGGTGGTCAGTGTTGCCAAACCTCCCGCGAAATAG
- a CDS encoding acyl-CoA thioesterase, with amino-acid sequence MIQTMKSGKRVNFEDCDPFSHLNNANYINYFLTAREEQLRTNNVLNIFEHVKATGNGWAVTAHNILYLKPSLLGEELEIWSRMLAFDTFRNLVEFVMLCPEKKQLKSVMHSQFAYISIKKAKPVAVDQETLGLFEQVALFPDENISDIQMADRLKQIKTEIS; translated from the coding sequence ATGATTCAAACCATGAAGTCCGGCAAACGGGTAAATTTTGAGGATTGTGACCCTTTCTCTCACCTCAACAATGCAAATTACATCAACTATTTTCTTACGGCCAGAGAAGAGCAGCTCAGGACCAATAATGTGCTCAATATATTTGAGCACGTGAAAGCCACGGGAAACGGCTGGGCCGTTACCGCGCACAACATTCTATATTTAAAACCCTCTTTGCTGGGAGAAGAACTGGAAATCTGGAGCCGGATGCTTGCCTTTGACACATTCAGGAATCTGGTGGAATTTGTCATGCTTTGTCCGGAAAAAAAGCAGTTGAAATCGGTCATGCACAGCCAGTTTGCCTATATTTCCATAAAGAAAGCAAAACCGGTTGCTGTGGATCAAGAAACCCTTGGTTTGTTTGAGCAGGTGGCTTTGTTTCCAGATGAAAATATCTCTGACATCCAGATGGCTGACCGGCTTAAACAGATTAAAACTGAAATTTCATGA
- a CDS encoding SlyX family protein produces MDEARLMDIETKLAYQEKTIKELNDVVCRQQKEIDRLNALCNRLSKLGKAHAEVLLGMDAPANVKPPHY; encoded by the coding sequence ATGGATGAGGCTCGTCTGATGGACATTGAAACAAAGCTGGCCTACCAGGAAAAGACCATCAAGGAATTGAACGATGTGGTCTGCCGGCAGCAAAAAGAAATAGACCGGCTCAATGCCCTGTGCAACAGATTATCAAAGCTGGGCAAGGCCCATGCTGAGGTCCTTTTGGGCATGGATGCACCGGCCAATGTAAAGCCGCCCCATTATTGA
- a CDS encoding DUF1186 domain-containing protein, which translates to MTYSKPIQKILQIGEPEDIDDWPDYLGYGFNNTHVQELIELLSSNDLWSHKNDKDAWAGVHAWRVLGQLKAEEAIEPLFNFLDRNNDEWSHNEIPIVLEMLGPSVFETSKAILKDSSRTVWVRVVAAEAMTNIAQSYPQYRKDSIHIFGEELKNYKTNDITLNSFVIYGLVNLQSHEYLKEMKEAFDARCVDEMTMGNWEDVQDELGI; encoded by the coding sequence ATGACGTACTCAAAACCGATTCAAAAAATTCTTCAAATTGGCGAACCTGAAGACATAGATGACTGGCCTGACTATCTGGGATATGGCTTCAATAACACTCATGTACAGGAACTCATTGAACTTCTATCAAGTAATGATTTATGGTCACATAAAAATGATAAAGATGCTTGGGCGGGTGTCCATGCATGGAGAGTTTTAGGACAATTGAAGGCAGAAGAAGCGATTGAGCCATTGTTTAATTTTTTAGATCGAAACAACGATGAATGGAGTCATAATGAAATTCCAATAGTCTTGGAGATGCTTGGTCCTTCCGTGTTCGAGACAAGTAAAGCTATCCTAAAAGATTCTTCTCGAACGGTGTGGGTTAGAGTCGTTGCCGCAGAGGCCATGACTAACATAGCTCAATCTTATCCACAGTATCGAAAAGATTCCATCCATATTTTTGGCGAAGAATTAAAAAATTATAAAACTAATGATATTACATTAAATTCATTTGTTATTTATGGGCTGGTTAATCTACAATCTCATGAGTATTTAAAAGAAATGAAGGAAGCTTTTGATGCACGATGTGTTGATGAAATGACTATGGGAAATTGGGAAGATGTTCAGGATGAATTAGGGATATAA